From a region of the Micropterus dolomieu isolate WLL.071019.BEF.003 ecotype Adirondacks linkage group LG21, ASM2129224v1, whole genome shotgun sequence genome:
- the thbs4a gene encoding thrombospondin-4a: protein MMGVWARAAALSLVLQQLVLTVTAEGIVYDLLDSPDCLPDLLQGSLKNKGRDEAFLLSSFTLRNKAPTSLYSVINPKDNTKYLELSVQAKLSKVTLRYQKADSRFGTTSFNHASLADGRDHHVMLHASGLQRGPPRLNIYIDCRLAHTLDDLPAAFGSLPPGPNKVALRTLQANGQDELTDLKLVIEDTIDNVATLQDCSVDQVESLQLLGIQGGRTLHDQATMRELRIMLSEMKELLNQQIKETNFLRNTISECLVCDHRGNPTNTAPAPSPVVMQPQHQTQCPPGTCFRQNMCIRAESGSFQCAPCPEGYTGDGVHCDDVDECQFSPCFPGVQCVNTAPGFRCGKCPLGYTGPELNGVGVSYAKSHKQVCDDINECLGPPENGGCTANSHCFNTIGSFRCGECKTGFTGDQVRGCHGTRLCPNGQPNPCDINAECVVERDGSISCVCGVGWAGNGYVCGKDTDIDAYPDNKLQCIDNNCNQDNCVFVPNSGQEDADRDGLGDSCDDDADSDGIINIDDNCWLVPNVDQRNSDKDVHGDACDNCKTVENPTQRDTDQDGLGDECDDDMDGDGLKNILDNCQRVPNPDQKDRDNDGVGDACDSCPDMVNPNQSDSDDDLVGDTCDDNIDSDGDGHQNTKDNCPTVINSSQLDTDKDGMGDECDDDDDNDGILDNDDNCRLVANPDQKDADKNRVGDACEGDFDKDNVIDIIDHCPENAEVTLTDFRAYQTVVLDPEGDSQIDPNWMVLNQGMEIVQTMNSDPGLAVGYKAFSGVDFEGTFHVNTVTDDDYAGFIFGYQDSSSFYVVMWKQTEQTYWQASPFRAVAEPGIQLKVVKSKTGPGEYLRNSLWHTGDTPEQVRLLWKDPRNVGWKDKVSYRWFLQHRPQVGYIRARFFEGSNPVADTGVIIDTSMRGGRLGVFCFSQENIIWSNLKYRCNDTIPYDYQDLNDQNTQ, encoded by the exons ATGATGGGTGTGTGGGCCAGAGCAGCGGCTCTGTCTCTAGTGCTGCAACAGCTGGTGCTTACTGTCACAGCTGAAGGCATTG TCTATGACCTGCTGGATTCTCCAGACTGCCTGCCAGACTTGCTCCAAGGAAGCCTGAAGAACAAAGGGCGAGATGAGGcattcctcctctcttccttcacGCTCCGCAACAAGGCCCCCACCTCTCTCTACAGTGTCATCAACCCCAAAGACAACACCAAGTACCTGGAGCTCAGCGTGCAGGCCAAACTGAGCAAGG TGACCCTTCGTTACCAGAAGGCTGACAGCAGATTTGGCACAACCAGTTTCAATCACGCCTCCCTGGCAGATGGCCGAGATCACCACGTTATGCTACATGCCAGCGGCCTACAGCGCGGCCCACCTCGTCTCAACATCTATATAGACTGCAGACTGGCACACACTTTGGACGATCTGCCGGCTGCGTTTGGGTCACTGCCACCTGGTCCCAACAAGGTGGCACTTAGGACCCTGCAGGCAAATGGACAG GATGAACTGACAGACTTGAAGCTGGTGATAGAGGACACCATAGACAACGTGGCCACTCTGCAGGACTGTAGCGTGGATCAGGTTGAATCTCTGCAGCTGCTGG GTATCCAGGGAGGCCGGACGTTACACGACCAGGCCACCATGCGGGAGCTGAGGATCATGTTATCTGAGATGAAGGAGCTGCTCAACCAGCAG ATTAAGGAGACAAATTTTCTGAGGAATACCATTTCAGAGTGTCTTGTCTGTG ATCACAGGGGCAATCCAACCAACACAGCTCCAGCTCCTAGCCCAGTTGTCATGCAGCCTCAGCATCAGACTCAGTGCCCACCTGGGACCTGTTTCAGACAGAACATGTGCATCCGTGCGGAGTCAGGGAGTTTCCAGTGTGCCCCCTGTCCAGAGGGCTATACAGGAGACGGGGTACACTGCGATGACGTGGATGAG TGCCAGTTTAGCCCGTGTTTCCCTGGTGTCCAGTGTGTGAACACTGCTCCTGGTTTTCGATGTGGAAAATGCCCTCTGGGATACACCGGACCAGAGTTAAATGGAGTGGGTGTGTCCTATGCTAAGTCACACAAACag GTGTGTGATGATATAAATGAGTGTCTGGGTCCGCCTGAGAATGGAGGTTGCACTGCCAACTCGCACTGCTTCAACACTATA GGCTCCTTCCGCTGCGGAGAGTGTAAAACTGGCTTCACAGGTGACCAGGTGAGAGGCTGCCATGGTACCAGGCTTTGCCCCAATGGTCAGCCCAACCCCTGTGACATCAATGCCGAGTGTGTTGTTGAGAGAGATGGCAGCATTAGCTGTGTG tgtggcGTTGGTTGGGCAGGTAATGGCTATGTATGTGGAAAGGACACAGATATTGACGCATATCCTGACAATAAGCTCCAGTGCATTGACAACAACTGTAATCAG gacaactgtgtgtttgtgccaaaTTCTGGCCAAGAGGATGCAGACAGGGACGGGTTGGGTGACTCCTGTGATGACGACGCAGACAGTGATGGCATCATTAACATAGAT GACAACTGCTGGCTCGTTCCTAATGTAGACCAAAGGAACAGCGATAAGGACGTCCATGGCGATGCCTGTGACAACTGCAAAACAGTTGAAAATCCCACACAGAGGGATACCGATCAGGACGGGCTGGGAGATGAATGTGATGATGATATGGATGGGGATG GCTTGAAGAATATCCTGGACAACTGCCAGCGAGTCCCCAACCCAGaccagaaagacagagacaatgATGGGGTGGGGGATGCTTGTGATAGTTGTCCTGATATGGTCAACCCTAACCAG TCTGACTCAGATGATGACCTTGTAGGCGATACCTGTGATGACAACATAGACAG TGATGGTGATGGCCACCAGAACACAAAGGACAACTGCCCTACAGTCATCAACTCCTCTCAGCTGGACACTGACAAGGATGGaatg GGAGATGaatgtgatgatgatgacgataaTGACGGCATACTGGACAATGATGATAACTGCAGACTAGTTGCCAACCCAGACCAGAAGGATGCAGACA AGAACAGAGTTGGAGATGCATGTGAAGGAGATTTTGACAAAGACAATGTCATTGACATAATCGACCACTGCCCAGAGAACGCTGAGGTCACTCTGACCGACTTCAGAGCCTATCAGACTGTGGTGCTGGACCCAGAGGGGGACTCTCAGATTGATCCCAACTGGATGGTCCTCAATCAG GGCATGGAGATAGTTCAGACCATGAACTCTGACCCTGGCCTTGCTGTAG GCTACAAAGCTTTCAGTGGGGTTGACTTTGAGGGAACGTTCCACGTGAACACAGTGACAGATGATGACTATGCTGGCTTCATTTTTGGCTACCAGGACTCCTCCTCCTTCTACGTGGTGatgtggaaacagacagaacaaaCCTACTGGCAGGCTTCGCCCTTCAGAGCCGTTGCTGAGCCGGGAATACAACTCAAG GTTGTGAAGTCTAAGACGGGTCCTGGCGAGTATCTGAGGAACTCCCTCTGGCACACAGGAGACACCCCCGAGCAGGTCCGTCTGCTGTGGAAGGACCCCAGGAACGTTGGGTGGAAGGACAAGGTCTCCTACCGCTGGTTCCTCCAGCACAGACCACAGGTTGGATACATCAG GGCTCGCTTCTTTGAGGGTTCAAACCCAGTGGCGGACACAGGGGTGATAATTGACACCAGTATGAGAGGCGGGAGACTGGGCGTGTTCTGCTTCTCTCAGGAAAATATAATCTGGTCCAATCTGAAGTACCGTTGCAATG ACACCATTCCTTATGACTACCAGGATCTCAATGaccagaacacacagtga
- the mtx3 gene encoding metaxin-3 isoform X2: MAAAMELRCWGGDWGLPSVHSESLIVLAYAKFSGAKVTVSPIDWTWKTLTATVPEFLCGDTAVQGPTEILNFLRKQRFNADYELTARQGADTMAYIALLEEKLRPALLHTFWVDAENYGNLTRPWFASRSPFPLNFLVPCRHANIALSRILLTKGEAPLHRITEVEGKIYSDAKECLNLLSYRLGTANYFFGNSPTSLDAFVFGFVAPLYKASLPSSPLQSHLRQLDNLTRFCDDILAVYFSSDHPYG; the protein is encoded by the exons ATGGCGGCTGCCATGGAGCTGAGATGCTGGGGAGGAGACTGGGGTTTGCCTTCTGTCCACAGCGAGTCGCTCATAGTTTTG GCCTATGCCAAGTTTTCTGGGGCAAAAGTCACAGTTTCTCCCATAGACTGGACATGGAAAACTCTAACAG CGACAGTCCCAGAGTTTCTTTGTGGAGACACTGCAGTTCAAGGACCTACAGAGATTCTCAACTTCCTGAGGAAACAG agGTTTAATGCAGACTATGAGCTGACAGCCAGACAAGGAGCAGACACTATGGCATACATCGCTCTGCTTGAAGAGAAACTACGACCAGCTCTG TTGCACACTTTCTGGGTGGATGCAGAAAACTACGGCAATTTGACACGGCCGTGGTTTGCTTCACGCTCGCCGTTCCCTCTTAACTTTCTCGTCCCTTGTCGCCATGCCAACATCGCCCTCTCCCGCATCCTTCTAACAAAAGGAGAGGCGCCGCTACACAGAATCACTGAGGTGGAGGGAAAG ATCTACAGTGATGCTAAAGAGTGCCTGAATCTTCTCTCCTACAGACTGGGAACAGCAAACTACTTCTTTGGCAACTC gCCGACCAGCCTGGACGCctttgtgtttggttttgtaGCTCCACTTTACAAAGCCAGTCTCCCCAGCAGCCCTCTGCAGAGCCACCTCAGACAGCTGGATAACCTCACACGCTTCTGTGACGACATCCTCGCAGTCTACTTCAGCTCGGACCACCCTT